A stretch of Dioscorea cayenensis subsp. rotundata cultivar TDr96_F1 unplaced genomic scaffold, TDr96_F1_v2_PseudoChromosome.rev07_lg8_w22 25.fasta BLBR01001124.1, whole genome shotgun sequence DNA encodes these proteins:
- the LOC120255659 gene encoding uncharacterized protein LOC120255659: MNFKTLILSVSLSLSLGFIVGVGAKRMGDLLEELEHLLRSEGMTREEAVFFKECKDKAIEDFTVGACASSVVAWIASRSLVPCHRFSLSAESGMLAGMWRFNHSLDACVDKILQRDWDRMKFDAQEVDSINRYGTVVRRSVRPNHGRRPNFYEDYVMG; the protein is encoded by the exons ATGAATTTCaaaaccctcattctctctgtctctctttctttatcTTTGGGCTTCATTGTGGGTGTGGGTGCAAAGAGAATGGGGGATTTGCTTGAGGAGCTGGAGCATCTACTCCGATCG GAAGGGATGACGAGGGAGGAGGCTGTGTTCTTCAAGGAATGCAAGGATAAAGCTATCGAGGATTTCACTGTTGGTGCTTGTGCTTCTTCGGTCGTTGCCTGGATTG CATCTAGAAGCTTGGTTCCTTGTCATAGGTTTAGCCTTTCAGCCG AGTCTGGTATGCTGGCAGGAATGTGGAGGTTTAATCATTCATTGGATGCTTGCGTGGATAAAATTCTACAGCGTGATTGGGATCGCATGAAGTTTGATGCACAGGAGGTTGACTCCATCAACAGGTATGGCACCGTTGTGAGAAGAAGTGTGCGCCCAAATCATGGAAGGAGACCCAACTTTTATGAAGACTATGTGATGGGATGA